One genomic region from Natrinema caseinilyticum encodes:
- a CDS encoding DUF3054 domain-containing protein: MDTAVRSERNADRFDRERVVTAVVDVGLVVALVLLGNIEHGGNPIAEPLESLGTVTPFVIGWVSVALLAGIYTRDRPLDPDGVRLAAVTWIAAANVGLMLRASSLFDGGTTWPFPLVITGIGLIALLGWRLGYRLYRRRLA; this comes from the coding sequence ATGGACACGGCAGTTCGATCCGAGAGGAACGCCGACCGGTTCGACCGCGAACGGGTCGTCACGGCGGTTGTCGACGTCGGGTTGGTGGTCGCCCTGGTCCTGCTCGGGAACATCGAGCACGGCGGTAATCCGATCGCCGAGCCGCTCGAATCGCTCGGCACTGTGACACCGTTCGTGATCGGATGGGTTTCGGTGGCGCTCCTCGCGGGGATTTACACGCGCGACCGCCCCCTGGACCCGGACGGAGTTCGACTGGCGGCCGTCACCTGGATCGCAGCGGCGAACGTGGGACTCATGCTTCGGGCTTCCTCGCTGTTCGACGGGGGAACGACCTGGCCATTCCCGCTCGTGATAACGGGAATCGGACTGATCGCCCTGCTGGGCTGGCGACTCGGCTACCGTCTCTACCGTCGTAGGCTGGCGTGA
- a CDS encoding DHH family phosphoesterase, translating to MSRADELVSALEATDSLVIVCHDNPDPDCLASALALESIAFEQDVDQVTIAYGGEISHQQNRAFVNMLDISLRMLSRTDIDDYDTISFVDHTRPGVNTEVPANVTPDIVVDHHPGESSRAGFEDVRTDYGATATIFVEYLCDLGIDLTERLASALLFALHRERLDFVREPTRREYEAALAVYSDANLEMLEQLYGSAFTPGTLDAIGRAIVSRERRGSAMIASVGKTTETDALPQAADYLLNLEGVDTVLAYGIIGDAIRLSGRSIDPRVNMGQTLRTAFDELGSVGGHHDMAGGRIELGLFADDEGDAAELLEFVGSRLTRRFFDALNLDQ from the coding sequence ATGTCACGCGCGGACGAGCTCGTTTCCGCCCTCGAGGCGACCGACTCGCTCGTGATCGTCTGTCACGACAATCCGGACCCGGACTGTCTCGCCAGCGCGCTCGCACTCGAGTCGATCGCGTTCGAACAGGATGTCGACCAGGTGACGATCGCCTACGGCGGCGAGATCTCGCATCAGCAAAACCGCGCGTTCGTCAACATGCTCGATATCAGCCTCCGGATGCTATCGCGTACCGATATCGACGACTACGATACGATCAGTTTCGTCGATCACACCAGGCCGGGAGTGAACACGGAGGTTCCGGCGAACGTCACCCCCGACATCGTCGTCGACCACCACCCTGGCGAATCGAGCCGGGCCGGGTTCGAAGACGTCCGCACCGACTACGGTGCGACGGCGACTATCTTCGTCGAGTACCTGTGCGACCTCGGGATCGACCTCACGGAGCGACTCGCCTCGGCGCTGCTCTTCGCGCTCCATCGAGAGCGACTCGATTTCGTCCGCGAACCGACGCGACGCGAGTACGAGGCGGCACTGGCGGTCTACTCGGACGCCAACCTCGAGATGCTGGAGCAACTGTACGGAAGCGCGTTCACACCGGGGACGCTCGACGCGATCGGCCGTGCCATCGTCAGTCGGGAACGCCGCGGATCGGCGATGATCGCGAGCGTCGGCAAAACGACCGAGACGGATGCGCTCCCACAGGCGGCGGACTACTTGCTCAATCTCGAGGGTGTGGATACGGTGTTGGCCTACGGGATCATCGGCGACGCGATTCGCTTGAGCGGTCGCTCGATCGATCCGCGGGTCAATATGGGCCAGACACTGCGAACCGCGTTCGACGAACTGGGTTCGGTCGGCGGCCACCACGACATGGCTGGCGGCCGAATCGAACTCGGACTCTTCGCCGACGACGAGGGTGACGCGGCCGAACTGCTCGAGTTCGTCGGCAGTCGACTCACGCGGCGATTCTTCGATGCACTGAACCTCGATCAATGA
- a CDS encoding zinc ribbon domain-containing protein — protein MSAITGVGTYAPRFRISAEAFQEAWGQFNAAGVSEKAVASADEDALTMAYEAATRALEAAETDPSSVDWLGFASSRPPEAEDDLTARLGAMLALTESSAGQVFTGSTRAGTRALWAGQDALAADSTTALVVAADAPKGDPDDGIDHAASAGAAAFVLERDGPAEIVDRAEYSAPYPGTRFRTTGEDETRTLGVTQYDRQAFTETIGGAVDGLEVEPDPEAAAIQAPDGKLPYRAAGAAGVGTDEIQAAATVHELGDLGAASVPMSLAVALSDGYGSVLAVSHGSGASADAFVVTADGNVPAATALEGDEPLSYAEYLRQRGVVTTGPPSGGGAYVSVPSWRRSIPQRYRLEAGRCTECGALSFPPEGACDDCGALADYEPVELAAEGTIEAVTTISQGGAPPEFAEQQARSGDFAATIVALETEDGDGTVSAPAMGTDAAPAAFSVGDRVETTIRRIYTQEGVTRYGFKIRPAGE, from the coding sequence ATGAGCGCGATCACCGGCGTCGGAACGTACGCGCCGCGATTCCGCATCAGCGCCGAGGCGTTCCAGGAGGCCTGGGGGCAGTTCAACGCGGCCGGCGTGAGCGAGAAAGCCGTCGCGTCCGCCGACGAAGACGCCCTGACGATGGCCTACGAGGCAGCGACCCGAGCGCTCGAGGCCGCCGAGACCGATCCGTCGTCGGTCGACTGGCTCGGATTCGCATCGTCGCGGCCACCGGAAGCCGAAGACGACCTCACCGCGCGCCTCGGTGCGATGCTCGCCCTCACGGAGTCGAGTGCCGGACAGGTGTTCACCGGAAGCACCCGGGCCGGAACGCGCGCGCTCTGGGCCGGGCAAGACGCGCTCGCTGCCGATTCGACCACCGCCCTCGTCGTCGCAGCCGACGCACCGAAGGGCGACCCGGACGACGGCATCGATCACGCCGCCAGTGCCGGCGCAGCGGCGTTCGTCTTGGAGCGCGACGGTCCGGCGGAAATCGTCGACCGCGCGGAGTATTCCGCGCCGTATCCGGGAACTCGATTCCGAACGACCGGGGAAGACGAAACCCGGACGCTGGGGGTCACTCAGTACGACCGACAGGCCTTCACCGAGACGATCGGCGGCGCAGTCGACGGGCTGGAGGTCGAGCCCGATCCCGAAGCCGCCGCGATCCAGGCGCCCGACGGGAAACTTCCCTACCGGGCGGCTGGCGCGGCCGGCGTCGGCACCGACGAAATTCAGGCCGCCGCAACGGTCCACGAACTGGGCGACCTCGGCGCCGCGAGCGTCCCGATGTCACTCGCCGTGGCGCTTTCCGACGGCTACGGCTCAGTCCTCGCGGTTTCCCACGGGAGCGGAGCGAGTGCCGATGCCTTCGTCGTCACAGCCGACGGGAACGTACCGGCTGCGACGGCACTCGAGGGCGACGAGCCCCTCTCGTATGCCGAGTATCTGCGCCAGCGTGGCGTCGTGACCACCGGACCCCCGTCGGGCGGCGGCGCGTACGTGAGCGTCCCCTCCTGGCGGCGCTCGATCCCGCAGCGATACCGGCTCGAGGCCGGACGCTGTACGGAGTGCGGAGCGCTGTCGTTCCCGCCGGAAGGCGCGTGTGACGACTGCGGCGCGCTCGCCGACTACGAACCCGTCGAACTCGCGGCCGAAGGCACGATCGAGGCCGTCACGACGATCTCGCAGGGCGGTGCGCCGCCGGAGTTCGCGGAACAGCAAGCTCGCTCCGGTGACTTCGCGGCCACGATCGTCGCACTCGAGACGGAGGACGGCGACGGAACCGTCAGCGCACCGGCGATGGGCACCGACGCTGCTCCCGCTGCCTTTTCGGTCGGCGACCGGGTCGAGACGACGATCCGCCGCATCTACACGCAGGAAGGCGTCACGCGGTACGGGTTCAAGATTCGACCGGCGGGCGAGTAA
- a CDS encoding thiolase domain-containing protein produces the protein MRDAYLVGAGQSDYGAFPSESYRSLFRTAFEAATGSVPKGLEAADVDEAFVGNLGVGGRQLGLSGPAVTEHVGLDGVPTTRVENACAASGFAVRQAVQAVKSGMADVALAGGFEIMSDMSSDATKYWLGVSGETEWERLSGTTFSGVYAQMASVHMEQYGTTREHLSQVAVKNHSNGSKNPHAQLGFECSLEDAQSAPVVADPLNLYHCCPTSDGAACALIVSEDVVDEYTDDPIRVAGVGAGSDTVGLFQRDSYAEVPASQRAAESAYEMADVSPDDLDFAEVHDCFAIAELLAYEDLGFCEKGEAGTLIESGKTELGGDLPVNTSGGLKSKGHPIGATGAGQVVEAYKQLSGNAGERQVENPTRGLTHNVGGSGGAAVVHVFEKETEVNA, from the coding sequence ATGCGCGACGCATATCTCGTCGGTGCGGGGCAGTCCGACTACGGGGCTTTCCCGTCGGAAAGCTACCGGTCGCTGTTCCGGACGGCGTTCGAAGCGGCAACAGGCAGCGTACCGAAGGGACTCGAGGCAGCAGACGTGGACGAGGCCTTCGTGGGCAACCTCGGCGTCGGTGGTCGCCAGCTCGGTCTCTCCGGCCCGGCGGTGACCGAACACGTCGGGCTCGACGGCGTTCCAACGACGCGTGTCGAAAACGCCTGCGCGGCCAGCGGGTTCGCGGTTCGACAGGCGGTCCAGGCCGTCAAATCGGGGATGGCCGACGTCGCACTCGCGGGCGGGTTCGAGATCATGTCGGACATGAGTTCCGACGCGACGAAGTACTGGCTCGGCGTCTCCGGTGAGACCGAGTGGGAACGACTCTCCGGCACCACGTTCTCCGGCGTGTACGCCCAGATGGCCAGCGTTCACATGGAACAGTACGGGACCACGCGCGAACACCTCTCGCAAGTCGCCGTCAAGAACCACTCGAACGGGTCCAAAAACCCCCACGCACAGCTCGGTTTCGAGTGTTCGCTCGAGGACGCACAGTCGGCACCCGTCGTCGCGGACCCGCTCAATCTCTATCACTGCTGTCCGACCTCCGACGGCGCGGCCTGCGCGCTGATCGTCAGCGAGGACGTCGTCGACGAGTACACCGACGATCCGATTCGGGTGGCCGGCGTCGGTGCCGGCAGCGACACCGTCGGATTGTTCCAGCGCGACTCGTACGCCGAGGTGCCCGCGAGCCAGCGGGCCGCCGAATCGGCCTACGAGATGGCCGACGTCTCACCCGACGACCTCGACTTCGCAGAAGTTCACGACTGTTTCGCCATCGCGGAACTGCTGGCCTACGAGGACCTCGGGTTCTGCGAGAAAGGGGAGGCCGGCACGCTCATCGAGTCGGGGAAGACCGAACTCGGCGGCGACCTCCCGGTCAACACCTCCGGCGGGCTCAAGTCGAAAGGTCATCCGATCGGCGCGACGGGTGCCGGACAGGTCGTCGAGGCGTACAAACAGCTCTCCGGGAACGCCGGCGAGCGACAGGTCGAGAATCCGACGCGGGGACTGACCCACAACGTCGGCGGCAGCGGCGGTGCGGCAGTCGTCCACGTCTTCGAGAAGGAAACGGAGGTGAACGCATGA